The Anticarsia gemmatalis isolate Benzon Research Colony breed Stoneville strain chromosome 18, ilAntGemm2 primary, whole genome shotgun sequence DNA window TCTTTTCTCTCAGTCTTGCGTATCTCTCTATCTCTTTCCCTCTACAGCACAACGGCGACATCTGGTATGTATATGGTGCAACATTCCTCCTCTGGTGGTCTTGGTTTCGGAGTCTTGTCGAGGGACTGCCATTCCACTGGCTTTCCTCTTGACATCCACATATCACTGTAAGATAATAACAAAAGctgtgatatatttattgaacttATGCCAGTGATTAATTAGGAAGAAAGGCAATACATTTAATGACTTTGCCCTTGCATCAGTAAAGGGAATAAGATATTACTAGTACTGACAGCAGTAATTATACTTCATCACATGGGTGCATTATTTTATagtgatttacaaaaaaaaattaaaaacatacatttaacaaaaatagtgcatataaaacttaaaatcatttattattacaacCCCATTGAGCTAGGCTACTTTTTGATACTTTATATTAACATTGATGTCATTAGCagcaaattataaaaagatCCAAGTTCACATCCAATACTTCGCATTACTAACATAACCCTTCAAGCATTACTAGAAGGATCAAGTAGATTTCAAGTATAGTGTATCTAACCAAAGTTTAAAGACAGTATACTTACGTAATCTTGAAGTAGAGGCAGCAGAAGCAAGCCCCCAGCAACAAGCCGAGACACAAAGAAGTAGTTGTCAACACGAACTGTATCAGAGGAGCACCCACCATGTCCATCATGATTGTGCCGGTACTGAAATGAAATATGCACTGTATGATAAAAACTAttgcaaaaaaaacaaaagactaCAATGCAGATACTGCAAAGAAGAAAAACTATCCAGCTTCATAACACAATGAGTACACTATATAGTTACTTTTTGCAAATTGTATTTATCAAATGTCTTTTGtactttagaaaaatattaaaattattataagacCCTCTATCTATAATTTTCTGTTTAAAGACAGTCTGGgtctataaatatatactataaaataaaataagtaaattatcgagtatctttaaaataatacagataAGATTACAGAATCATAAGTctgcatttttttaacaaacattttattttattactaactagctgacccgcgcaacttcgtttgcgtgtatcccgctacttcgacaaatacagtcaacgcaccaacacatattggatactaattttcaattcacaataacttctctttcccttaaccgcgtttaaaatattaaaatgttttttggtttctgtgactcttcattgatcgccccccctatcagtttttggaaaaaatatttaagtaatgtacagatttttttttgtcttatatgtatagatcaaagtcgtagtacctactttttaatattatttattttttatgtaccgtttttttatattttttgttttttttttttatgtacttacctacttttgttatatacatctaactattattttcttgtttactttttaaattatttacattctacattttattacttttaattattttttatttacatttatttttagaagattaactttgtctacattttttgaaatataatataaggtatacatacattttcattttaacgatgagaaaggtttcccatatatttaaaattaaagactatctacaattaaaaactacctaggtaggtagatatacatgttatttttttttattttcctttcattttttttaaattttttttctttaccttttttatgtattagattgtactttatttatgtaggtacactatctattttaatttttgatttagtactttttgtatcttttatattccttatggacttttttttactttttatttacttaaaacaattaatttttagaagattaacattgtgtacctacattttaaacttatttactttttacatttttattttatctttacaacaataaattattatattacagaacatttatagggacgctgcccccgccgccgcggccggcccgtaccgtgccgcaatactaatatcgtgatatctcctaaactatatgtctaaataacacactgtaaactgcaaaaataatctaaattaaatgctcgtgatgatgaacttacttattttgataaggatatatgtattattggttatatcaccagttaaacatcacccaacgaattaaatgtttttttaaaacagaaaagtagtttttgtgacttaaataaaaaagctggatatatgtcatcgcggacttttttgtagaactaataaagaccaatgtttttgctatacattgttcttacttgtatccaacggtataagcggcgcacgcacaaatgcaatcttcaattagattttttttctgacttcttggacataaatcgctataactcagctaatatagtttcaatgtatttcaattatataaaaaaacctgtcggagaaaatactctttctattagtgaaaaccgcatcaaaatccgttgcgtagttttaaagttttatgcatacgaagggactacagacaaaatgggcgactttgttttatactatgtagtgatacaCATTTTGAATAGGATTTATTGATAGAACAATATCATAATTTAAGCAAGCATAATAGTCTACATATTCACGATAATTCAGCAATACGGAAATACAACATTTCAACAGGTAGGTGTGTAGaatagtacataaataatatgaacCTATGTACCTGACCTGACCTAGATAGATAACAGTTCACTCGATAAACTAAACATAGCTTTcaaaatgcataattttaatGCAGATTGCACTACAAAAcccattttacaaaacttatagcagaataaaaatatgtttataattttacataattgcGTCTTTACATTGTTACACAAAACATTCACTTACATTATTTCCCTTCTGCAGTTCCTAGAGTACAAGATAGTCAATCAGATATCCTGTTTTAAATCACTttaatgcataaataaattcactttatttattttttcacttacaataataatatttaccatCAGCGACCAGCAACATCGATTGATACAATTTGACAGATAGAAATGTCACTTCACTAAATCCTTCCGTTCTGAAATAGATCTCACATTTGTATGTGAAAAGGATTGATATTATTCGGGTAATAATAAAGTAAGCTTCGTTTCgttcagttattttaataaataacacttaTCTTATACATTATTCTAAATAGAATgctaaaaaaacaatcaaatgtTATACAACAAATACACCCGCTTCTTCCACAAAGACATTGCAATTTTGCGACTTCGGTTCAGGTGCCTTGGGCTTCAAGGACTGTTTCGGTGGATCGTACTTTCTATGCATTTTCTTAGCCAAAGCTTTTACCTCATTTCTAAGTTTTCGATctctgcaaaaataaaatatttattataagacgCGCAGGCTTAGGAGGTACTGGGGGCACAAAGATGGTTTAAAATTGATTACTGATTGTGTAATTCGATTGTAAGAATGAGGAAGATGAAGATTGGTTACAATtagactattttttattatcgttTAAAGTAACATTGTAACCACGCGGATACTGATTGCGTGGGAGATTGTCAATGCCATAGTTATGCGTATATTGTAGAGGACGACTTTAgatcatttaaattaatgatagCAAGGCATGACCAACCTATTAGTACCCAACTAGCTGTGTTTGTATCTAAGAGCGCTTGGCAACTAtaaagcactagctgacccgcgcaacttctcttgcgtcaactaagagaataggtcaaaattttccccgtttttgtaacatttttcgttgctactccgctcctaatgaccgtagcgtgatgttatatagcctatagccttcctcgataaatggactatctaacattgaatttttcaaatcggaccagtagttcctgagattagcgcgttcaaacaaacaaacaaacaaactcttcagctttataatattatagtatagataaaaaaatgtgactAAAACCATTAACTATTTTTGggcgaaaaaatatttaattacgcACGATAGGGAAGACGCGTCAATTTTATGTTGCGGTTTTGACCATTGACTATCCTGCAGGTACCTACTGCTCAAAATACGCAAGACCTTTGTTGTCCAAATTGTCTATAAGAAAGTGAATTTCAACACATCACAATATTTACATGCGCATCTAATCGATAGTTCCAATgtaagaaatgttttataagCACAAACCAAAGTCAAgcagttttttaaaacatattttactcaCGTGTAATCGATTCGGCAACAGTAAATGCACGCAGATAAAACGCAAATGGCGGCACATGTCATGAAAAACATAACAGCAATCATAATCCCGCGAAATAATTGCTGGCCTTCGATGTAGATTGATCCTGGAGTGGagaaaataatcattttgaGAGCTATTTTGGTATAAACTAATCATAACTAATGTATGACAACGTCTGTGCTTGCTTTACACCCGCGTCTGGGCCTTTTTCTTGTCTTGTCCAGAATATATTGTCTCCAAATAATTAAAACCATACCTAAGTcgaatgaaattataaaattggTGCTTACTTGCCATTCCTTCTTCTGCTAATATAGCCTCATCGTCTGAAAAAAGTATAGTCAAGTTCAGAAACTATGTCACAAATGGAAAGAGGTTTCTGCAAAGAATTGAAAATCTTAGGTACCTTGACTATCATAGTTTTTCTCAACTGTCTTCATTAGTTTCGGTAGATTTACAACACAGTCGGCTTTTACTTCGTCGTAAATATAAATTCTGCAATTAAAATGGAACTGTTTATTTCGACTCGGAGAAAAGTTTGACTGTCTAACTAAAGAGATAGTAAATATTACGATACATACCCGTCGCAGCCGCATTTTGGATCACAGACAGGAGGTTCCTGCACGAAAGAATTTATTTAATCTTCTCTCATAATTAAATAGGCTGGCGAGCGAACCTAGGTGTGCGGAAGTCCGCGGAAAAGAGTTGTCTTGGGTGAAAATATTACGACAAGAAGGTATTATATCGAagttacaaacaatttattataggtgaattaatttatttaactccATAAATGACAAGATTCCTCATAAAATGTCTGTTGGCACTTGGCAGATGATTCGGGAAGTTAATTTGTTATCTCTTTTATCAACAATTTTAGTTGTACAAACTCGTAGTTTAAATCAAACTTTCATCTCTAAATTAGCTTAAAGTATCGTGTAAGCGTGATATACATTAGGCTATTGAAGAGTATAGAAGGCTTCAGCTCTTTACAGTTGGTGGACATAAGGCACAAGAAGCTGATAATCCCGTGGAAGTATTTGAAAAGCCGTAAATAATATACGCAGAACTACTGTACCaactcatattataaaaatatacaaatgttataaataaataacttacgGTGACACTCGTAGTGGTACCAAAATCGTCCGCAACTgatataaacaagaaaaaatcggatcaaaattattaaattaagataaatatttctgaCGTGACGTGAATGATTTCTTGGTAGAATAAGGAAACCTCGTCATAACTATTGACGTAGGGCAAAATATTCAAGGAATGTTTAGCAAAATTTGCCGATATACATCGTATAAGATGAAACAGAAGAGTACACGTTTGATTCTACTTACATGT harbors:
- the LOC142980621 gene encoding uncharacterized protein LOC142980621, with translation MLIISRTMKETMLFVLPFVFLLGLPCTFADDFGTTTSVTEPPVCDPKCGCDGIYIYDEVKADCVVNLPKLMKTVEKNYDSQDDEAILAEEGMARSIYIEGQQLFRGIMIAVMFFMTCAAICVLSACIYCCRIDYTDRKLRNEVKALAKKMHRKYDPPKQSLKPKAPEPKSQNCNVFVEEAGVFVV